From a single Ensifer adhaerens genomic region:
- a CDS encoding xanthine dehydrogenase YagR molybdenum-binding subunit, with the protein MSETMSTPTPMPMRFGSNSGQSVSRRDGIAKVTGQATYAADNHPEGMLHAVFLPATIARGRVTHLDTEAAKAHQGVVEVFTPENRPQVVGDPDKKPFMFAIPLELLQNDKVRYAMQPIALVLGETLEAATEGARLLNPQYAADTPRVGMDAQPARAAASGPFGRPAQVVHGDPDTGLAEAAQTLDVIYDTPAQYHNAMEPHAIVAKWDGDRLEIDTPNQAIVLSRGFYAYYFGIPAENILIRSPYLGGGFGSKAVPYSPLVLAIAAARALKRPVKLALTRPQMFGPVGHRGATRQHLRIGIDRNAQMTALDHVSTAIVDSFDSSFPEPAANASQGLYAATALRSAMMIVENDVGVPGAMRAPGEASGSAALECAIDEMAEKAGLDPLEFRLKNYAETEPGTGKPYTSKALRECYAKGAQRFGWAGRPLAPRQMVDENGFLTGWGMGTALFGAPMFAAQARAVLRADGTGLVETAAADMGQGAWTALAQIAADSLGLPLDKIEFRSGSSDLPDGGVAGGSGHTATAGGALHAAGIDAIRRLGELAAADPASPLFGTGNQGFVARDGRLHAARDESRSEAYADIIARAGGQEIEGKGSASRPPEDAERYAMYSHGAVFAEVKIDPVLLQMRVTRLVGAFAAGRIINPKLAESQLMGGMIWGMSFALHEEARFDRRTGRIMNADLAGYHIPVNADVRGLEVITVHEDDPYVNPLGVKGVGEIGVTGTVGAIGNAIWHATGKRVRHFPIRIEDLLEGHA; encoded by the coding sequence ATGTCTGAGACAATGTCTACCCCGACCCCCATGCCGATGCGCTTCGGCTCGAATTCCGGCCAGTCCGTGAGCCGCCGCGACGGGATTGCGAAGGTCACCGGCCAGGCAACTTACGCCGCCGACAATCACCCCGAGGGCATGCTTCATGCCGTCTTCCTACCGGCCACCATCGCGCGTGGCCGCGTCACGCATCTGGATACCGAGGCCGCGAAGGCGCATCAGGGTGTGGTCGAGGTCTTCACGCCTGAAAACCGACCACAGGTCGTCGGCGATCCCGACAAGAAGCCCTTCATGTTCGCCATTCCGCTCGAACTGCTGCAGAACGACAAGGTGCGCTATGCCATGCAGCCCATCGCCCTCGTCCTCGGCGAGACGCTGGAAGCGGCAACGGAAGGGGCGCGGCTGCTAAACCCGCAATATGCGGCAGACACACCACGCGTCGGCATGGATGCCCAGCCGGCGCGCGCCGCCGCGAGCGGACCGTTTGGACGTCCGGCCCAGGTCGTCCATGGCGACCCGGATACCGGGCTCGCGGAAGCCGCTCAAACGCTCGACGTGATCTACGATACGCCGGCCCAGTATCATAATGCGATGGAGCCGCACGCCATCGTCGCAAAATGGGATGGCGACCGGCTGGAGATCGATACGCCCAACCAGGCCATCGTCCTCTCGCGTGGTTTCTATGCCTACTATTTCGGGATTCCGGCCGAAAACATCCTGATCCGCAGCCCCTATCTCGGCGGCGGCTTCGGCTCCAAGGCGGTTCCCTATAGCCCACTCGTTCTGGCGATCGCCGCCGCGCGTGCACTCAAGCGTCCGGTGAAGCTGGCACTCACGCGGCCGCAGATGTTCGGCCCCGTCGGCCATCGCGGCGCCACGCGCCAGCATCTGCGCATCGGCATTGACCGGAATGCCCAGATGACGGCGCTCGATCATGTCTCCACCGCCATCGTCGACAGCTTCGACAGCAGCTTTCCGGAACCTGCGGCCAATGCCTCGCAGGGGCTTTATGCCGCCACGGCGCTGCGCTCGGCGATGATGATCGTCGAGAACGATGTCGGCGTTCCCGGCGCCATGCGAGCACCGGGCGAAGCCTCCGGGTCGGCGGCGCTCGAATGCGCGATCGACGAGATGGCGGAAAAGGCCGGTCTCGATCCGCTCGAATTCCGGCTGAAGAACTATGCCGAAACCGAACCCGGAACCGGCAAGCCCTATACCTCCAAGGCGCTGCGCGAATGTTACGCCAAGGGCGCTCAGCGCTTTGGCTGGGCAGGCCGCCCGCTTGCTCCCCGCCAGATGGTGGACGAGAACGGCTTCCTGACCGGCTGGGGCATGGGCACGGCACTTTTCGGCGCGCCCATGTTTGCCGCCCAGGCTCGCGCGGTTCTGCGGGCCGACGGCACCGGATTGGTGGAAACGGCGGCGGCTGACATGGGACAAGGTGCCTGGACGGCACTTGCCCAGATCGCCGCCGATAGCCTGGGCCTGCCGCTCGACAAGATCGAGTTCCGTTCCGGCTCCTCGGATCTGCCTGACGGCGGCGTTGCCGGCGGCTCGGGCCACACGGCAACCGCAGGCGGGGCGTTGCATGCCGCAGGCATTGATGCGATCCGCCGGCTCGGCGAACTCGCCGCCGCCGATCCCGCCTCGCCGCTCTTCGGAACTGGCAACCAGGGCTTCGTCGCCCGGGATGGAAGGCTTCACGCGGCCCGCGATGAAAGTCGCAGCGAGGCCTATGCCGATATCATCGCCCGCGCTGGCGGTCAGGAGATAGAAGGCAAGGGCAGCGCCTCACGCCCGCCCGAAGATGCAGAACGCTATGCCATGTATTCGCATGGAGCCGTCTTTGCCGAGGTGAAGATCGATCCAGTTCTCCTTCAGATGCGGGTGACACGCCTCGTCGGTGCCTTTGCCGCCGGGCGGATCATCAATCCCAAGCTGGCCGAAAGCCAGCTGATGGGCGGGATGATCTGGGGCATGTCCTTCGCGCTGCACGAGGAAGCCCGTTTCGACCGGCGCACGGGCCGGATCATGAACGCCGACCTTGCCGGCTATCACATACCCGTCAATGCCGATGTGCGCGGCCTTGAGGTCATCACGGTCCACGAGGACGACCCTTACGTGAACCCGCTGGGCGTCAAGGGCGTCGGAGAAATAGGCGTGACGGGAACTGTGGGTGCCATCGGCAATGCCATCTGGCACGCCACGGGAAAACGGGTCCGGCATTTCCCCATAAGGATCGAGGATCTGCTTGAAGGGCATGCATAA
- a CDS encoding xanthine dehydrogenase YagT iron-sulfur-binding subunit, which yields MSYSISLTINGASHDVALDDPRVTLLDLLRERLHLTGTKKGCDRGQCGACTVLVDGRRINSCLTLALSLDGASVTTIEGLADGENLHPVQTAFIEHDGFQCGYCTPGQIMSAVGLIAEGHAGDDAERVREGLSGNLCRCSAYHGITEAVLDATRRMSNTGTTQEERKSA from the coding sequence ATGTCCTACTCCATAAGCCTGACCATCAACGGTGCGTCGCACGATGTTGCGCTCGACGACCCGCGGGTGACACTTCTCGATCTGTTGCGCGAGCGCCTGCACCTTACCGGAACCAAGAAGGGTTGTGACCGCGGTCAATGCGGCGCCTGCACCGTTCTTGTCGATGGACGGCGTATCAATTCCTGTCTCACCCTTGCCCTGTCGCTGGATGGCGCGTCGGTCACCACGATCGAAGGGCTTGCCGATGGTGAAAACCTGCATCCGGTGCAGACCGCCTTCATCGAGCATGACGGATTCCAATGCGGCTATTGCACGCCGGGCCAGATCATGAGCGCAGTCGGTCTCATCGCCGAAGGCCATGCCGGCGACGATGCGGAGCGCGTTCGCGAAGGCCTGAGCGGCAATCTCTGTCGGTGCTCCGCCTATCACGGCATCACGGAAGCCGTCCTCGACGCCACACGCCGCATGTCGAACACCGGCACCACGCAGGAAGAAAGGAAATCGGCATGA
- a CDS encoding (1->4)-alpha-D-glucan 1-alpha-D-glucosylmutase (non-canonical start codon;~manually curated) — protein MYPLRSPTATYRLQFRNGMTFDRAVDLVPYLKELGISHLYASPIFSAISGSTHGYDIIDANAIDPSIGGREGFDRLTRALKEAGLGLILDIVPNHMAASLENPWWRDIVENGEGSRYSRYFDIDWSQKLTLPNLGTTFAEALEAGEITVKRDPTTGKPALAYYETLYPLGGTGDEGPGPETLRMTDKTEIVRLHDQQPYKLIYWRDAHRALSYRRFFEITGLVGVRVEDPVVFGETHKLILELVRDGVVEGLRVDHVDGLADPKAYLEHLRKATGPDCYIIVEKILGEAEQIPTSWPVAGTTGYEFIATLSRALVDPDKLQILHAGYEAFTGEPLDMTVQLRNAKLQMADHNFAVEVENLLRLAMRIEQEADLEPRRSREALKSALRELLVAFPVYRTYGTMDDMPAEGAGMLRDVLATVRQGPNAPPERELGLLEHILLCRIPSQAADLAGEFRVRFQQLTGPLMAKSVEDTLFFRQHVLLSLNEVGAEPRPGAFTIERFHQEMRLRLERQPNALSATSTHDTKRGEDARARLHVLSEAPGLWLDAVNRWHEMNTSAITRLADGTAPEPAVEWMLYQALAGAWPHHLQPGDREQLELLEKRLLVYAEKALREAKLRTNWSDVNKPYEEAVASFVRHLFAPGNSLFLVDFVQTLGPFISAGHVNSLTQTVIKLTAPGVPDIYQGSEALDLSLVDPDNRREPDFEDLQARLRRRDKNGHWLAGEDQFEDLKQGVIAALLDLRQREPALFRTGDYVPLAATGPCFANILAFARTDARDALIVITARHVFDKLHDGLAEPLADCWSETDLVLPEELRNRPFEDVCGGGICETGATVNVGQSFAGRYFAVLRSL, from the coding sequence ATATATCCCCTGAGATCTCCGACCGCCACCTATCGTCTACAGTTCCGCAACGGCATGACCTTTGATCGGGCCGTAGATCTCGTTCCTTACCTCAAGGAACTCGGCATCAGCCATCTCTATGCCTCCCCCATTTTCTCCGCGATCTCGGGCTCGACGCACGGATATGACATCATCGATGCGAACGCGATCGATCCCTCGATCGGCGGTCGGGAGGGGTTCGACAGGCTCACCAGGGCTTTGAAAGAGGCGGGTCTCGGGCTCATTCTGGATATCGTCCCGAACCATATGGCCGCCTCGCTTGAAAATCCCTGGTGGCGCGATATTGTCGAAAATGGCGAAGGAAGCCGATATTCGCGGTATTTTGACATCGATTGGTCGCAAAAGCTCACGCTCCCCAACCTCGGCACCACATTCGCCGAGGCCCTCGAGGCAGGCGAAATTACCGTGAAGCGGGATCCGACCACCGGCAAGCCGGCGCTTGCGTATTACGAGACCTTATATCCGCTCGGCGGGACAGGCGACGAAGGGCCCGGGCCGGAAACGCTGCGAATGACCGACAAGACGGAAATCGTCCGGCTGCACGATCAGCAGCCGTACAAGTTGATATACTGGCGGGATGCACATCGGGCGCTCTCCTATCGCCGCTTCTTCGAGATCACAGGGCTGGTCGGTGTTCGCGTTGAAGATCCGGTCGTGTTCGGGGAAACCCACAAACTGATCCTGGAACTCGTCCGCGACGGCGTCGTCGAGGGCCTGCGCGTCGATCATGTGGACGGCCTTGCCGATCCGAAAGCCTATCTGGAACATCTGCGGAAGGCGACCGGTCCCGATTGCTACATCATCGTGGAAAAAATTCTCGGGGAGGCTGAGCAGATCCCGACCAGCTGGCCGGTCGCAGGCACGACGGGATACGAGTTCATCGCCACCTTGAGCAGGGCGTTGGTGGACCCGGACAAACTCCAAATCCTGCACGCTGGCTATGAAGCGTTCACCGGCGAGCCGCTCGACATGACTGTGCAATTGCGCAACGCCAAACTGCAGATGGCCGACCACAACTTCGCCGTCGAGGTCGAGAACCTCCTGCGGCTTGCCATGCGCATCGAGCAGGAGGCAGATCTGGAGCCGCGGCGCTCCAGGGAGGCTCTGAAATCTGCACTTCGGGAATTGCTGGTCGCCTTTCCTGTCTACCGGACCTACGGCACGATGGACGACATGCCGGCGGAAGGTGCCGGCATGCTGCGGGACGTTCTCGCGACAGTGCGTCAGGGACCAAATGCTCCCCCGGAACGGGAGCTAGGGCTTCTGGAACACATCCTGCTCTGCAGGATCCCGTCGCAGGCCGCAGATCTCGCCGGCGAATTTCGTGTCCGCTTCCAGCAGTTGACCGGCCCCCTCATGGCCAAATCGGTAGAAGACACGCTCTTCTTCCGCCAACATGTTCTGCTCTCCCTGAACGAAGTCGGCGCCGAGCCGCGACCCGGCGCGTTTACGATCGAGCGCTTTCATCAGGAGATGCGGCTCCGTCTCGAACGGCAACCGAATGCGCTCTCCGCCACATCCACGCACGACACCAAACGCGGCGAGGATGCGCGCGCCCGGTTACATGTCCTGAGCGAGGCGCCGGGTCTCTGGCTTGATGCCGTGAACCGGTGGCACGAGATGAACACCTCCGCCATCACCCGCCTGGCCGATGGCACAGCCCCGGAACCGGCCGTGGAGTGGATGCTCTACCAGGCATTGGCCGGCGCCTGGCCTCACCATCTCCAGCCTGGCGACCGGGAGCAGCTGGAGCTACTGGAGAAACGCCTTCTGGTCTACGCGGAGAAGGCGTTGCGGGAAGCGAAGCTCAGAACGAACTGGAGCGATGTCAACAAGCCCTACGAGGAAGCCGTCGCCAGCTTTGTCCGCCACTTGTTCGCGCCGGGCAACAGCCTGTTTCTGGTCGATTTCGTGCAAACCCTTGGTCCCTTCATCAGCGCCGGCCACGTGAACAGTCTGACCCAGACCGTTATCAAACTGACCGCTCCAGGCGTTCCGGATATCTATCAGGGCAGCGAGGCGCTGGATCTGAGCCTAGTCGACCCCGACAATCGCCGCGAGCCTGATTTCGAAGACCTGCAGGCGCGGCTGAGGAGGAGAGACAAGAACGGTCATTGGCTTGCAGGTGAGGACCAGTTCGAGGATCTCAAACAAGGCGTCATTGCGGCCCTCCTCGATCTGCGGCAGAGGGAGCCGGCGCTTTTCCGAACGGGCGATTATGTACCGCTCGCGGCCACCGGCCCTTGTTTTGCAAACATCCTTGCCTTTGCCCGAACCGATGCTCGCGATGCACTCATTGTCATCACGGCGCGTCATGTCTTCGACAAACTGCACGATGGTCTTGCTGAGCCACTCGCGGATTGCTGGTCGGAGACAGATCTCGTCCTGCCGGAAGAGCTCCGCAACAGACCCTTCGAGGATGTATGCGGCGGCGGCATCTGCGAGACCGGTGCCACTGTGAACGTAGGCCAGAGTTTTGCGGGCCGGTACTTCGCGGTGTTACGTAGCCTCTGA
- a CDS encoding NitT/TauT family transport system substrate-binding protein: MSALKLQTAITAICLAASPALSADKVVFQLDWLPGGDKAPIYVCIHEGFCEKAGLDVSIASGRGSTEAISRLAAGSSDVGVSDIGALMAARAKEGVKVTAVLSLFNKGPHAFYVLKDGPIKAVADVKGKSIATSPFTSSNVYLPLVLKDQNIAEGDVKLIKADPGALGPMLMTGNVDGIIAWMTDFTRYTNQAKAAGKEIVALPWSAAGLDLYSASLLASDDFLAKRPDVARRFVQAYKQSIQFAKANPDKAAAAVTAMVPELKSEDVEGSLKDTLPLIFNEVTDKDGLGVFEPNRLAETWKRVSAAQGIDVAKLDPETTVSRKFMPTE, encoded by the coding sequence ATGTCTGCCCTCAAGCTTCAAACCGCCATCACTGCCATCTGTCTTGCCGCATCGCCCGCCTTGAGCGCCGACAAGGTCGTTTTCCAGCTGGATTGGTTGCCCGGCGGAGACAAGGCGCCCATCTACGTTTGCATTCACGAAGGCTTTTGCGAAAAGGCCGGGCTTGACGTTTCCATCGCCTCCGGCCGGGGCTCCACGGAAGCGATCTCAAGGCTCGCTGCCGGCAGTTCGGATGTCGGCGTGTCCGATATCGGGGCGCTGATGGCCGCGAGGGCCAAGGAAGGCGTGAAGGTCACGGCCGTCCTTTCCCTTTTCAACAAGGGACCGCATGCCTTCTATGTCCTCAAGGACGGCCCGATCAAGGCGGTTGCAGACGTGAAGGGCAAGTCCATTGCGACCTCTCCGTTCACCTCGTCCAACGTTTATCTGCCGCTGGTTCTGAAAGATCAGAACATCGCCGAAGGCGATGTGAAGCTGATCAAGGCCGATCCCGGCGCGCTCGGACCCATGCTGATGACCGGCAATGTCGATGGCATCATTGCCTGGATGACGGATTTCACCCGCTACACAAATCAGGCGAAGGCTGCCGGCAAGGAGATCGTCGCGTTGCCGTGGTCCGCCGCCGGTCTCGACCTCTACTCCGCCTCCTTGCTCGCCAGCGACGACTTCCTCGCCAAGCGGCCGGATGTCGCCCGACGCTTCGTTCAGGCCTACAAGCAATCGATCCAGTTCGCGAAGGCCAACCCTGACAAGGCTGCCGCTGCGGTGACCGCCATGGTTCCGGAACTGAAGTCCGAGGATGTTGAAGGCTCGCTCAAGGACACGCTGCCGCTGATCTTCAACGAGGTCACGGACAAGGACGGTCTGGGCGTATTCGAGCCCAACCGCCTTGCCGAGACCTGGAAGCGCGTCTCGGCCGCGCAAGGGATAGACGTCGCCAAGCTCGATCCGGAGACGACGGTCAGCCGCAAGTTCATGCCGACGGAGTAA
- a CDS encoding transcriptional regulator, TetR family, which translates to MDSARRKPRSDAARNRESLIEAAKKVLAGGGPAASLEAVAREAGVGIGTLYRHFPTREALFQAVYRYEVDQLVERANTLEVQMSATDALRGWLHALVDLVETKRGLLGTLALTPTEGSKAMYAEVSQRLQLAVGRLVAAAIRDGAVRPDITSDDLLSTVYAIGYAKPAGPEWKRQVLRVIDIFLEGIRIR; encoded by the coding sequence ATGGATTCCGCCCGGCGCAAACCGAGATCCGACGCGGCGCGGAACCGCGAAAGCCTGATCGAAGCCGCAAAAAAAGTCCTTGCCGGTGGAGGCCCCGCCGCCAGTCTGGAGGCTGTCGCCCGTGAAGCCGGCGTGGGCATCGGCACGCTTTACCGTCACTTTCCAACGCGCGAGGCGCTTTTTCAGGCTGTCTACCGTTACGAGGTCGATCAACTCGTAGAACGCGCGAACACGCTGGAAGTTCAAATGTCTGCAACAGATGCGCTACGCGGCTGGTTACATGCGCTGGTCGATCTCGTTGAAACCAAACGCGGCCTTCTTGGCACGTTGGCACTGACACCGACGGAGGGATCGAAGGCGATGTATGCGGAAGTCTCCCAGCGCTTGCAGCTTGCCGTGGGCAGACTGGTCGCGGCGGCAATCAGGGACGGAGCCGTCCGACCCGACATTACCAGCGATGATCTGCTTTCCACCGTCTATGCCATTGGCTATGCAAAGCCCGCCGGTCCGGAGTGGAAACGCCAAGTCTTGCGGGTAATCGACATCTTCCTGGAGGGTATCCGGATCCGCTAG
- a CDS encoding NitT/TauT family transport system permease protein, with protein sequence MTYQPISAISLSAERRPDVQGFGETMRLAMRRGVNLPGLPFLLTLVGIVLIWELACRLLSIPSYLLPRPSAILDAFPAIGLSRWSLHVWSTLRVALIGYLLSIVIAIPLAIILMRSPLLSKTLYPVLVVIQSTPVVAIAPIIIVVLGAGDAPRIVITCLITFFPLVVSTATGLAATPPELIELSRSLKASGFREMTQIRLPFAVPYIFSALKISITLAVIGAVVAEFCASEAGIGYFIQFSTSMFRLPEAWAGLFVLAALSLLLFQIVQTTQKLFFPWSLPKKD encoded by the coding sequence ATGACCTATCAGCCTATCTCCGCGATCTCCTTATCGGCCGAAAGGCGGCCTGACGTGCAAGGGTTTGGCGAGACGATGCGCCTCGCGATGCGCCGAGGCGTCAACCTGCCCGGCTTGCCTTTCCTGCTAACCCTCGTCGGCATCGTGCTGATCTGGGAGCTGGCCTGCCGGCTCTTGTCGATCCCCTCCTATCTGCTGCCACGGCCATCGGCGATTTTGGACGCCTTTCCGGCGATCGGCCTCAGCCGCTGGAGCCTGCATGTCTGGTCGACGCTGCGCGTTGCCCTGATCGGCTATCTGCTCTCGATCGTCATCGCCATTCCGCTGGCGATCATCCTGATGCGGTCACCGCTTCTGTCAAAGACACTTTATCCGGTCCTCGTCGTCATCCAGTCTACACCGGTCGTGGCAATTGCGCCCATCATCATTGTCGTGCTGGGGGCGGGCGATGCGCCGCGCATCGTGATCACCTGTCTCATCACCTTCTTCCCGCTGGTCGTGTCGACGGCCACCGGGCTTGCGGCAACGCCGCCGGAACTGATCGAGCTGTCGCGAAGCCTCAAGGCGTCGGGCTTCCGGGAGATGACGCAGATCCGCCTTCCGTTTGCCGTGCCTTACATTTTCTCGGCGCTGAAGATCTCCATCACGCTCGCCGTCATCGGTGCGGTGGTGGCGGAGTTCTGCGCCTCGGAAGCGGGCATCGGCTATTTCATCCAGTTCTCGACCTCGATGTTCCGGCTGCCGGAAGCATGGGCCGGGCTCTTCGTGCTCGCCGCCCTGTCGCTCCTGCTCTTCCAGATCGTGCAGACAACGCAGAAGCTCTTTTTCCCCTGGAGCCTGCCGAAGAAGGATTGA
- a CDS encoding NitT/TauT family transport system ATP-binding protein gives MVTPAIRFDNLGQVFQTRTGETEALRDISFEVARHEFLAILGPSGCGKSTLLRMIAGLLTPTSGQVDVFGLKVTEPRDDIGIVFQRPTLLPWATVEDNILFPARHKRGRVSSEERDRAAELIAMVGLDGFAKRLPDELSGGMQQRVGIARALLMDPDILLMDEPFSALDALTREVMGFDLLRIFAERPKTVVFITHSVSEAALLADRVLVMSGRPGTVLTEIDVPVGRPRGPETANDKAIHDLSAYLRDLLIGRKAA, from the coding sequence ATGGTGACGCCGGCAATCCGCTTTGACAATCTGGGGCAGGTCTTCCAGACCCGCACGGGCGAGACGGAGGCGTTGCGCGACATCAGCTTCGAGGTCGCGCGGCATGAGTTCCTGGCCATCCTCGGCCCCTCGGGCTGTGGCAAATCCACGCTCCTGCGGATGATCGCGGGTCTCCTGACGCCGACCTCCGGCCAGGTCGATGTGTTCGGCCTGAAGGTCACCGAACCGCGTGACGATATCGGGATCGTGTTCCAGCGTCCGACACTGCTGCCATGGGCGACGGTTGAGGACAACATCCTCTTCCCCGCACGTCACAAGCGTGGCCGGGTGAGTTCCGAGGAGCGCGACCGCGCTGCCGAGCTGATCGCCATGGTCGGCCTCGACGGTTTTGCCAAACGCCTGCCGGACGAATTGTCCGGCGGCATGCAGCAGCGGGTGGGCATTGCCCGCGCGCTGCTCATGGACCCGGACATTCTGCTCATGGACGAGCCCTTCTCGGCGCTCGACGCTCTGACCCGCGAGGTCATGGGCTTCGATCTGCTCCGGATTTTCGCCGAACGTCCAAAGACGGTTGTCTTCATCACCCATTCGGTCAGCGAAGCAGCCCTTCTTGCCGACCGTGTGCTGGTGATGTCCGGCAGGCCGGGAACCGTGCTCACCGAAATCGACGTCCCCGTGGGCCGCCCGCGTGGCCCGGAAACCGCAAACGACAAGGCCATCCATGACCTATCAGCCTATCTCCGCGATCTCCTTATCGGCCGAAAGGCGGCCTGA
- a CDS encoding Predicted PurR-regulated permease PerM — protein MEPENAPRSEPAELQRWLGVTKSSGAAIVTPLSVARWLLVLVIGLGVYFFYGFIVPILGALVIGFASWPLFERLKARVNGHRTVAASLAVLLIVVFVIVPVFLASSYTLGEIAHWFRWAAEANKTGAKTPDWLANLPIVGEWANDEWNRLLDHPGAIGELIQIITGSNIGAIYHLVLMTSAGVFNFLLTLLFMMIVLFCVYRDGAGLALQIDKLGEQVLPGRWDRFSRIVPQTISATVTGMTLIAVGEGVVLGVAYWIAGAPSPFTLGVLTGIAALIPGGAPLSFTLVSLYLLGTGTPVAAAALFIWGTTELFIVDKTLRPKIVGGPIQLPFLPTFLGLVGGVKTMGLLGLFIGPVLMALLVAIWREWLREIDASGAADI, from the coding sequence ATGGAACCGGAAAATGCGCCCCGATCCGAACCGGCGGAACTTCAGCGATGGTTGGGCGTAACGAAATCTTCAGGGGCGGCGATCGTGACGCCGCTGTCCGTAGCTCGTTGGCTGCTGGTGCTGGTCATCGGGCTGGGCGTCTATTTCTTCTATGGTTTCATCGTGCCCATACTGGGCGCCCTGGTGATCGGGTTTGCAAGCTGGCCGCTGTTTGAAAGACTGAAAGCACGCGTCAATGGCCATCGCACGGTCGCTGCGAGCCTTGCGGTCCTGCTGATCGTCGTCTTTGTCATCGTGCCCGTATTCCTTGCATCGAGTTACACGTTGGGAGAAATAGCCCACTGGTTCAGATGGGCTGCGGAAGCAAACAAGACGGGCGCCAAGACCCCCGACTGGCTTGCCAATCTGCCGATCGTCGGGGAGTGGGCCAATGACGAATGGAACCGGCTCTTAGACCATCCGGGCGCGATCGGCGAGCTGATACAGATCATCACGGGCAGCAATATCGGCGCCATCTATCATCTTGTGCTCATGACCAGTGCCGGCGTTTTCAACTTTCTGCTGACCCTGCTCTTCATGATGATCGTGCTGTTCTGCGTCTATCGAGACGGCGCGGGTCTTGCGCTCCAGATCGACAAGCTGGGGGAACAGGTCCTGCCCGGGCGTTGGGACCGCTTCTCCAGGATCGTGCCACAAACCATCAGCGCGACCGTCACCGGGATGACGTTGATTGCCGTTGGCGAAGGCGTGGTGTTGGGCGTTGCCTACTGGATTGCGGGAGCACCCTCCCCGTTCACACTCGGTGTCCTGACCGGTATCGCTGCACTGATCCCGGGCGGGGCGCCTTTGTCCTTCACCCTGGTCTCGCTCTATCTCCTGGGGACGGGAACACCGGTCGCCGCGGCTGCGCTTTTCATTTGGGGAACGACGGAGCTTTTCATCGTCGACAAGACGCTGCGTCCGAAGATCGTGGGAGGTCCGATTCAGCTGCCCTTCCTTCCCACGTTTCTGGGCCTCGTGGGCGGCGTGAAAACGATGGGGCTTCTGGGCCTCTTCATAGGCCCGGTCCTCATGGCGCTTCTGGTTGCGATATGGCGGGAATGGCTGCGGGAAATCGATGCATCTGGCGCCGCCGACATCTGA
- a CDS encoding xanthine dehydrogenase YagS FAD-binding subunit, whose product MKRFDYVRPVSVADAIAAYEPGAAYYGGGTNLLDLMKTGAIQPQKLLDLGRLPDLDGIDILPDGAARIGALVKNSDLAYDRDFAAAFPMVAEAILAGASGQLRNAATVGGNLMQKTRCAYFQDPHSACNRRQPGAGCDARGGDNATMAVLGWSDACIATHPSDMCVPLAALGALVEVQGENGKRDIPIAEFHRLPGDAPEKETALQPGELVLAIRLPGGAADFRRNARYLKVRERTSFAFALVSAAAALQLDGGRISAARLALGAVAAKPWRVAAAEEALVGQTPTDAAFDRAAEALLEGAAPSGDNGYKIELARRAVVRVLQMSAAGTPARMPALPASPFADEVSHV is encoded by the coding sequence ATGAAACGCTTCGACTATGTCAGGCCGGTTTCGGTCGCAGACGCCATCGCCGCTTATGAACCGGGCGCGGCCTATTACGGCGGCGGCACCAACCTTCTCGATCTCATGAAGACCGGCGCCATCCAGCCGCAAAAGCTGCTCGACCTCGGGCGACTTCCCGATCTCGACGGCATCGACATTCTACCAGACGGCGCTGCGCGTATCGGCGCGCTGGTGAAGAACAGCGATCTCGCCTACGATCGTGATTTCGCTGCAGCCTTCCCGATGGTCGCAGAAGCCATCCTGGCCGGCGCGTCTGGCCAGTTGCGCAATGCGGCGACCGTCGGCGGCAATCTCATGCAGAAAACCCGCTGCGCCTATTTCCAGGACCCTCATTCGGCCTGCAACCGACGCCAGCCGGGGGCCGGTTGCGATGCGCGCGGCGGTGACAATGCAACCATGGCTGTGCTGGGCTGGAGCGATGCCTGCATCGCCACCCATCCCTCCGACATGTGCGTCCCGCTCGCGGCCCTCGGCGCTTTGGTCGAGGTGCAGGGCGAAAACGGCAAGCGCGACATTCCGATTGCCGAGTTTCATCGCCTGCCAGGCGATGCCCCCGAGAAGGAAACCGCCCTTCAGCCGGGCGAGCTCGTCCTCGCCATCCGCCTGCCCGGCGGTGCAGCGGATTTCCGCAGGAATGCGCGTTATCTGAAGGTGCGCGAGCGGACATCCTTCGCCTTCGCACTGGTGTCTGCGGCCGCCGCGCTACAACTCGACGGCGGCAGGATCTCGGCCGCGCGTCTGGCACTGGGCGCCGTTGCCGCAAAGCCATGGCGCGTCGCAGCCGCAGAGGAGGCTCTTGTCGGGCAGACACCGACAGACGCGGCTTTCGATCGTGCGGCGGAGGCTCTGCTGGAGGGCGCAGCGCCTTCCGGCGACAATGGATACAAGATCGAGTTGGCCCGCCGCGCCGTGGTGCGGGTGCTCCAGATGAGCGCAGCCGGAACCCCGGCCCGCATGCCAGCCCTTCCAGCTTCTCCCTTTGCCGATGAGGTCTCCCATGTCTGA